Proteins encoded by one window of Halomonas chromatireducens:
- the leuD gene encoding 3-isopropylmalate dehydratase small subunit has protein sequence MNKFERTEGLVAPLDRANVDTDLIIPKQFLKSIKRTGFGVNLFDELRYLDEGQPGQDCSQRPLNPDFVLNQARYQGASVLLTRRNFGCGSSREHAPWALEDFGFRVVIAPSFADIFYNNAFKNGLLLVTLAEETIDRLFAEVEANEGYRLDVDLENQRVITPSGEIIEFEVDGFRKHCLLEGLDDIGLTLKDEDAIRAFEQRHRAARPWLFRESVQA, from the coding sequence ATGAACAAATTTGAACGCACCGAAGGCCTTGTCGCACCGCTGGACCGGGCCAATGTCGACACCGACCTGATCATCCCGAAGCAGTTCCTCAAGTCGATCAAGCGTACCGGCTTTGGCGTCAACCTCTTCGACGAGCTGCGCTATCTCGACGAGGGGCAGCCCGGCCAGGACTGCTCGCAGCGTCCGTTGAATCCCGATTTCGTGCTCAACCAGGCGCGCTACCAGGGCGCCAGCGTCCTGCTGACGCGGCGCAACTTCGGCTGCGGCAGCTCCCGCGAGCACGCTCCCTGGGCGCTGGAGGACTTTGGCTTTCGTGTGGTGATCGCGCCGAGCTTCGCCGACATCTTCTACAACAACGCCTTCAAGAACGGCCTGCTGCTGGTCACGCTGGCAGAGGAGACGATCGATCGTCTCTTCGCCGAGGTGGAAGCCAACGAAGGCTATCGCCTCGATGTCGATCTGGAGAACCAGCGGGTGATTACGCCCTCCGGCGAGATCATCGAGTTCGAGGTCGATGGCTTCCGCAAACACTGCCTGCTCGAGGGGCTCGATGATATCGGCCTGACGCTCAAGGATGAGGATGCCATCCGCGCTTTCGAACAACGCCATCGCGCCGCGCGGCCGTGGCTGTTCCGCGAGTCTGTCCAAGCCTGA
- a CDS encoding Lpp/OprI family alanine-zipper lipoprotein translates to MTLKTTLKLTAAAASMAILAGCATNAALDEVRQTAESAQADAAEARSIATQAQNTANQAQRDAQAALQMSEQNREEMNRMFQRSMQK, encoded by the coding sequence ATGACTCTGAAGACCACCCTGAAGCTCACCGCCGCTGCAGCATCCATGGCTATTCTGGCCGGTTGTGCTACCAACGCTGCTCTGGATGAAGTTCGCCAGACTGCTGAATCAGCTCAGGCTGACGCTGCCGAAGCTCGCAGCATCGCGACCCAGGCTCAGAACACTGCCAACCAGGCTCAGCGTGACGCCCAGGCGGCTCTGCAGATGTCCGAGCAGAACCGCGAAGAAATGAACCGTATGTTCCAGCGCTCCATGCAGAAGTAA
- the leuB gene encoding 3-isopropylmalate dehydrogenase, translating to MTRKILVLPGDGIGPEITAQASRILAACQAHGLDVEVEEGLVGGSAYDEHGEPLPAVTLDKAKAADAILLGAVGGPKWDKLEDLTKRPEKGLLGLRKNLGLFGNLRPAITYPQLASASSLKSELVAGLDIMIVRELTGGIYFGQPRGIEVRNGERVGFNTYIYSESEIERIGRVAFEMAQKRGKRLCSVDKANVLEVTILWREVMERLAPEYPDVELSHMYVDNAAMQLVRAPKQFDVMVTGNMFGDILSDAAAMLTGSIGMLPSASLNESGQGMYEPCHGSAPDIAGQNVANPLATILSVAMLLRYSLGEAALAERIEAAVGKVLDDGLRTADIASEGTRTVSTSEMGDAVLRAFDAI from the coding sequence ATGACACGCAAGATTCTGGTACTGCCGGGTGACGGCATCGGCCCCGAGATTACCGCTCAAGCGAGCCGCATCCTGGCCGCCTGCCAGGCCCACGGCCTCGACGTCGAGGTGGAAGAAGGTCTGGTTGGTGGCAGCGCCTACGACGAACACGGCGAGCCCCTGCCCGCCGTTACGCTGGACAAGGCCAAGGCCGCCGATGCCATCCTGCTCGGCGCCGTGGGTGGCCCCAAGTGGGACAAGCTCGAGGATCTCACCAAGCGCCCCGAGAAGGGCCTGCTCGGCCTGCGCAAGAACCTCGGCCTGTTCGGTAACCTGCGCCCGGCCATCACCTATCCGCAGCTCGCCTCCGCCTCCAGCCTCAAGTCCGAGCTGGTGGCCGGCCTCGACATCATGATCGTCCGCGAGCTCACCGGGGGGATCTACTTTGGCCAGCCCCGCGGCATCGAGGTGCGCAACGGCGAGCGGGTCGGCTTCAATACCTATATCTATTCCGAGAGCGAGATCGAGCGCATCGGCCGGGTCGCCTTCGAGATGGCGCAGAAGCGCGGCAAGCGCCTGTGCAGCGTCGACAAGGCCAATGTGCTCGAGGTCACTATCCTGTGGCGCGAGGTCATGGAGCGCCTGGCGCCGGAGTATCCCGACGTCGAGCTCTCGCACATGTACGTGGACAACGCGGCCATGCAGCTGGTGCGCGCGCCCAAGCAGTTCGACGTGATGGTCACCGGCAACATGTTCGGCGATATCCTGTCGGATGCCGCGGCGATGCTCACCGGCTCCATCGGCATGCTGCCCTCGGCTTCGCTCAACGAGAGCGGCCAGGGCATGTATGAACCTTGCCACGGCAGTGCGCCGGACATCGCCGGCCAGAACGTGGCCAATCCGCTGGCCACCATTCTCTCGGTGGCGATGCTGCTGCGCTATTCCCTAGGGGAGGCTGCACTAGCCGAGCGTATCGAAGCGGCCGTGGGCAAGGTGCTGGACGACGGCCTGAGAACCGCTGATATTGCCTCCGAGGGGACGCGTACCGTCTCCACCAGTGAAATGGGTGACGCCGTGCTGAGGGCCTTCGACGCAATTTGA
- the asd gene encoding aspartate-semialdehyde dehydrogenase — protein sequence MLKVGFVGWRGMVGSVLMQRMQEDGDFEGIEPIFFTTSQVGKPGPDIGVDVPPLKDATDIEELKALDVVITCQGGDYTQQVYGDLRGGGWKGYWIDAASTLRMEDEATIILDPVNRKVIDDQLSRGARTFVGGNCTVSLMLMSLGGLFEADLIEWMTSMTYQAASGSGAKHMRELLNQMGALRDSVATELDDPASAILDIDRKVTAAMRSGDFPTDNFTAPLAGSLLPWIDVKRDNGQSKEEWKGTVETNKILGLQDNPIPIDGLCVRIGAMRSHSQAFTIKLKKDVPIDEIEDRLAKHNEWVKVIPNDKEATIAGLTPSVVTGTLTVPVGRLRKMQMGGEYLSAFTAGDQLLWGAAEPLKRMLKILREK from the coding sequence ATGTTGAAAGTCGGTTTCGTCGGTTGGCGTGGCATGGTGGGTTCAGTGCTCATGCAGCGCATGCAGGAGGATGGAGACTTCGAGGGCATCGAGCCGATCTTCTTCACCACCTCCCAGGTCGGCAAGCCCGGCCCGGACATCGGCGTGGACGTTCCTCCGCTAAAGGATGCCACCGACATCGAGGAGCTCAAGGCGCTGGATGTCGTGATCACCTGCCAGGGCGGTGATTACACCCAGCAGGTCTACGGGGATCTGCGTGGCGGCGGCTGGAAAGGTTATTGGATCGATGCCGCCAGCACCCTGCGCATGGAGGACGAGGCCACGATCATCCTCGATCCGGTCAATCGCAAGGTGATCGATGATCAGCTCTCCCGTGGCGCCAGGACCTTCGTTGGCGGCAACTGTACCGTCAGCCTTATGCTGATGAGCCTGGGCGGGTTGTTCGAGGCCGACCTGATCGAGTGGATGACCTCCATGACCTATCAGGCTGCTTCCGGCTCCGGTGCCAAGCACATGCGCGAGCTGCTCAACCAGATGGGGGCACTGCGCGACAGCGTCGCCACTGAACTGGACGACCCGGCCAGTGCCATCCTGGATATCGATCGCAAGGTCACAGCAGCCATGCGCAGCGGTGATTTCCCCACCGATAATTTCACCGCTCCCCTTGCCGGCAGTTTGTTGCCCTGGATCGACGTCAAGCGCGATAACGGCCAGAGCAAGGAGGAGTGGAAGGGCACCGTGGAGACCAACAAGATCCTCGGCCTGCAGGACAATCCGATCCCCATCGATGGACTTTGCGTGCGTATCGGTGCCATGCGCTCGCATAGTCAGGCCTTCACCATCAAGTTGAAGAAAGATGTGCCGATAGATGAGATTGAGGATCGCCTGGCCAAGCACAACGAATGGGTCAAGGTAATCCCCAACGATAAGGAAGCCACTATCGCCGGGCTGACGCCCTCGGTTGTCACCGGTACTTTGACCGTTCCGGTGGGCCGTCTGCGCAAGATGCAGATGGGGGGAGAGTACCTCTCCGCCTTCACTGCCGGCGATCAGCTTCTTTGGGGAGCTGCCGAGCCACTCAAGCGCATGCTTAAGATTCTGCGCGAAAAGTGA
- a CDS encoding GspE/PulE family protein, producing the protein MLDDAIAARATDVHLDPIQAAYRIRLRIDGRVIDAVQVDAAIGLRLVNQFKVLSGLNPVPTLVSAEGSFSWPRSVDEEVFLRVTAVNCVAGEKLAIRFLASPRSFDDTLELGIGEHASQGIRRWMDATGGMLLVAGPTGAGKTTTLYTLLNQLRLTDSHVVTLEDPVEYEIPGINQIQVDSHSGLDFVSGTRSVLRLDPDYVLIGEVRSPASAQACLNVSSSGRSLMGTLHSRDAVGVISSLRHLELTDAEISANLGLVIAQRLVRRLCEHCRMPGEPAPGDIDWLDAIGLPVPERVWLATGCAHCNDIGYRGRTGVFEVWQLTPEDHARILRHADEAILRRALLERGEVLMLSDGLAKAEAGVTTLREVLRMGAILPH; encoded by the coding sequence TTGCTCGATGATGCGATTGCCGCCCGAGCGACAGACGTACATCTTGATCCCATTCAGGCGGCGTATCGCATCAGATTGCGAATCGACGGTCGTGTCATTGATGCCGTGCAAGTGGATGCTGCCATTGGCCTGCGTCTGGTAAATCAGTTCAAGGTACTCTCTGGGCTCAATCCCGTTCCCACGCTGGTGAGCGCCGAGGGCAGCTTCAGTTGGCCCCGTTCTGTTGACGAAGAGGTGTTTCTACGGGTAACAGCGGTAAACTGCGTGGCTGGCGAAAAGCTTGCCATTCGCTTCCTCGCGTCGCCGCGCTCCTTTGACGATACGCTCGAACTGGGCATCGGCGAGCATGCCTCCCAGGGCATACGCCGCTGGATGGATGCCACGGGCGGCATGCTGCTGGTAGCCGGTCCCACCGGAGCGGGCAAGACGACCACACTCTACACGCTGCTCAACCAGCTTCGCCTCACCGACAGCCATGTGGTTACTCTGGAAGATCCGGTGGAGTATGAAATTCCCGGCATCAACCAGATCCAGGTGGATAGCCACAGCGGGTTGGACTTCGTGTCAGGCACGCGCTCGGTGCTGCGCCTTGATCCAGACTATGTGCTGATCGGCGAGGTGCGCAGTCCGGCCTCTGCGCAGGCGTGCTTGAATGTCTCCAGCAGTGGCCGGTCGCTCATGGGGACGCTGCACAGTCGTGATGCAGTGGGCGTTATATCTTCGTTGCGCCATCTCGAGCTTACCGATGCGGAGATCAGCGCAAACCTGGGTCTGGTGATAGCTCAGAGACTGGTCCGCCGATTGTGCGAGCATTGTCGTATGCCGGGGGAGCCGGCGCCCGGTGATATCGATTGGCTGGATGCCATTGGCCTGCCCGTACCCGAGCGGGTCTGGTTGGCGACCGGTTGCGCGCACTGTAACGATATTGGCTACCGAGGGCGCACCGGCGTATTTGAAGTGTGGCAGCTGACCCCTGAGGATCATGCACGAATTTTGCGCCATGCTGACGAGGCGATACTGCGCCGTGCGCTGCTCGAAAGAGGTGAGGTTTTGATGCTTTCCGATGGGCTGGCCAAGGCTGAGGCCGGCGTGACTACGCTGCGTGAAGTGCTGCGTATGGGCGCTATCCTCCCCCATTGA
- a CDS encoding L,D-transpeptidase family protein, translated as MKNPTLAKRTLRAAALFGLVALLSATAYANESDEERTLPRGHFLLPEEGNMIGTAYTVTVDEGETLIDIGRRHNVGYDEIRMANPDVSIWAPFAGTEVVIPARYILPDAPREGIVINLSELRLYYYSSDDVVETYPISVGRDGFATPVGVTRTTVKVKDPHWSPPRSMREEAAARGEPPPAVVPPGPDNPLGRHAILLGLPSYLIHGTNMPDGVGMRASRGCIRMFPEDIESLYERVPSGTKVNIIDQPFKAAWSPDGILYAQSFPQLEENLGDFEPILNAIEVVARTFGEEKPPVDYAQLRRIVESPNGQMVSLLKVADEQPGEPRPRLDGIEEGLFSELELTQREGLIYELEIVQR; from the coding sequence ATGAAAAACCCGACACTGGCCAAACGAACATTGCGCGCTGCCGCACTCTTCGGCCTTGTTGCCCTGCTCTCGGCTACGGCCTACGCCAATGAGTCCGATGAGGAAAGAACACTGCCCCGCGGCCACTTCCTGCTGCCTGAAGAGGGCAACATGATCGGCACGGCCTACACCGTTACCGTCGATGAGGGTGAAACCCTGATCGACATTGGACGTCGACACAATGTGGGCTATGACGAAATCCGCATGGCGAATCCGGATGTCAGCATCTGGGCGCCCTTTGCCGGTACCGAGGTCGTTATCCCGGCCAGATACATCCTGCCCGACGCTCCGCGTGAAGGGATCGTCATCAACCTCTCCGAACTGCGACTCTACTACTACTCCAGTGACGATGTGGTCGAAACCTACCCCATCAGTGTGGGCCGCGACGGCTTTGCCACACCCGTTGGCGTGACGAGGACCACCGTCAAGGTCAAGGACCCTCACTGGTCCCCGCCTCGCTCCATGCGAGAGGAAGCTGCCGCAAGAGGCGAGCCGCCGCCGGCAGTCGTGCCGCCAGGACCCGACAACCCCCTGGGAAGGCACGCCATCCTGCTGGGGCTGCCCAGCTACTTGATTCATGGCACCAACATGCCCGATGGGGTCGGCATGCGAGCCAGCCGCGGCTGTATCCGCATGTTCCCGGAAGATATCGAATCACTGTATGAGCGAGTGCCCAGCGGAACGAAGGTCAATATCATCGACCAGCCCTTCAAGGCAGCCTGGTCTCCCGACGGCATTCTCTATGCCCAGTCCTTCCCGCAGCTCGAGGAGAACCTGGGTGACTTTGAGCCGATTCTCAACGCCATTGAAGTGGTCGCCAGGACCTTCGGTGAAGAGAAACCGCCGGTGGACTATGCCCAGCTTCGCCGCATCGTCGAGAGTCCGAATGGCCAGATGGTCTCGCTGCTGAAGGTCGCCGATGAACAGCCGGGCGAACCGCGCCCTCGCCTGGATGGCATTGAAGAAGGCCTGTTCAGCGAACTGGAGCTGACCCAGCGGGAAGGGCTGATTTACGAGCTGGAGATCGTCCAGCGGTAA
- a CDS encoding L,D-transpeptidase family protein, translated as MTSVSRRHFGLLALSAPLALLLPSSARANLIETLLARAQVPRHDDELWVLVEDERAVLSVFRGNTLVERFAPVSLGRAGAKPERLQGGNVTPMGEFRVNRFNNESDWHIFIGLDYPTPAHARMALESGLYTERDYEDYFAYYRRHGYPPQQTVLGGFIGIHGLGGADPDVHASYHWTQGCVAVTNEQIERLSELIEIGTRVVIR; from the coding sequence ATGACCTCTGTCTCTCGACGCCATTTCGGCCTGCTTGCCCTGTCAGCGCCACTCGCTCTTCTGTTGCCTAGCAGCGCCCGAGCCAATTTGATCGAAACCCTGCTCGCACGCGCCCAGGTTCCTCGCCATGATGATGAGCTCTGGGTGCTGGTTGAAGACGAGCGGGCCGTACTTTCTGTCTTTCGCGGTAATACCCTGGTCGAACGTTTTGCCCCGGTGTCGCTGGGCAGAGCCGGAGCCAAGCCCGAACGGTTGCAAGGCGGCAATGTGACGCCAATGGGAGAATTTCGCGTCAATCGCTTCAATAACGAGAGCGATTGGCACATCTTCATCGGCCTTGACTACCCGACGCCGGCCCACGCACGCATGGCACTCGAATCAGGGCTTTACACCGAACGAGATTACGAAGATTATTTCGCGTACTATCGGCGCCACGGCTATCCACCGCAGCAGACCGTGCTGGGTGGGTTTATCGGTATCCATGGCCTCGGTGGGGCAGACCCTGATGTGCATGCCAGCTACCACTGGACTCAGGGGTGTGTGGCGGTGACGAACGAGCAGATCGAAAGGCTTTCCGAGCTAATCGAGATTGGCACTCGCGTCGTGATCCGCTAG
- a CDS encoding ABC-F family ATPase, with product MISTANITMQFGAKPLFENVSIKFGNGHRYGLIGANGCGKSTFMKILGGDLDPSSGQVMVESGLRLGKLRQDQFAFEDERVIDTVIMGNRELWEVAAERERIYSLPEMSEEDGMAVADLEVRFAELDGYTAESRAGELLMGLGIPIEQHAGPMSEVAPGWKLRVLLAQALFSDPDVLLLDEPTNHLDINTIRWLEGILTARSSTMIIISHDRHFLNSVCTHMADLDYGEIKLFPGNYDDYMTVATAARERQYADNAKKKAQIAELQTFVSRFSANASKAKQATSRARQIEKIKLEDIKPSSRVSPFIRFEQGKKIHRNAVNVEALSQGYAGEPLLFEGLSMTVEAGERIAIIGPNGIGKTTLLRTLAGDLHPQSGMVRWTDSAELGIFAQDHTIDFSNDATLFEWMAQWSDGGEQVIRGALGRMLFSSDDIEKSVKVISGGEQGRMLFGKLTLTRPNVLLMDEPTNHLDMESIEALNLALEHYPGTLIFVSHDREFVSSLATRILDMSDTGIVDFTGSYDDYLRSQGLPN from the coding sequence GTGATCTCCACCGCCAATATCACCATGCAGTTCGGGGCAAAGCCCCTGTTCGAGAACGTTTCCATCAAGTTTGGCAACGGTCACCGCTACGGTTTGATCGGAGCCAACGGCTGCGGCAAGTCCACCTTCATGAAAATCCTGGGGGGCGACCTGGACCCCTCCTCCGGTCAGGTGATGGTCGAGTCGGGCCTCCGCCTCGGTAAGCTGCGCCAGGATCAGTTCGCCTTCGAAGACGAGCGGGTCATTGATACCGTCATCATGGGTAATCGCGAACTCTGGGAAGTGGCTGCAGAGCGAGAGCGCATTTATTCGTTACCCGAGATGAGCGAAGAGGATGGCATGGCTGTGGCCGACCTGGAGGTGCGGTTCGCCGAGCTCGACGGCTATACCGCCGAGTCCCGTGCCGGTGAGTTGCTGATGGGGCTCGGAATTCCCATCGAGCAGCATGCCGGCCCCATGAGCGAAGTGGCGCCGGGCTGGAAGCTACGCGTGCTGCTGGCTCAGGCGCTTTTCTCCGATCCCGATGTGCTGCTGCTCGACGAGCCCACCAACCATCTGGATATCAATACGATCCGCTGGCTGGAAGGCATCCTCACGGCCCGTAGCAGCACAATGATCATCATTTCCCACGACCGCCATTTCCTGAACAGTGTCTGCACGCATATGGCGGACCTGGACTACGGCGAGATCAAGCTGTTCCCCGGTAACTACGACGACTACATGACCGTTGCCACGGCGGCCCGCGAGCGCCAGTACGCCGACAATGCCAAGAAGAAGGCTCAGATCGCCGAGCTGCAGACCTTCGTCAGCCGCTTCTCGGCCAACGCCTCCAAGGCCAAGCAGGCGACTTCCCGGGCGCGTCAGATCGAGAAGATCAAGCTCGAGGACATCAAGCCTTCCAGTCGCGTCAGTCCCTTCATTCGCTTCGAGCAGGGCAAGAAGATCCATCGCAACGCGGTCAATGTCGAGGCCCTGAGCCAGGGGTATGCGGGTGAGCCGTTGCTGTTCGAAGGGCTCTCCATGACCGTCGAGGCCGGGGAGCGAATCGCCATCATCGGTCCAAACGGGATCGGCAAGACAACACTTCTGCGGACCCTGGCCGGTGATCTCCATCCCCAAAGCGGCATGGTACGCTGGACCGACAGTGCGGAGCTGGGCATTTTTGCCCAGGACCACACCATCGATTTTTCCAACGATGCGACGCTATTCGAATGGATGGCCCAGTGGAGCGATGGGGGGGAGCAGGTGATCCGCGGTGCCCTGGGTCGAATGCTCTTTTCCAGCGATGATATCGAAAAGTCGGTGAAGGTCATCTCGGGCGGAGAGCAGGGGCGAATGCTCTTCGGCAAGCTCACGTTGACCCGACCCAACGTACTGCTGATGGATGAACCTACCAACCACCTGGACATGGAGTCCATCGAGGCGCTCAACCTGGCGCTGGAGCACTACCCCGGTACGCTCATCTTCGTCAGTCATGATCGCGAATTCGTCTCCTCCCTGGCCACCCGCATCCTCGATATGAGCGACACCGGGATCGTCGATTTCACTGGAAGCTATGATGATTACTTGAGGAGCCAGGGGCTGCCCAACTGA
- a CDS encoding FimV family protein, with amino-acid sequence MRRKLTIAMLLSLSASSLQALALGVGEAAVSSSLNAPLRATIPLTDTSGLEPELLRVSVAEPREFESAGLTRSPLAASVRTSVRVRDGQLMVDLITERAVREPWLDLMLSFEWPGGRQLREVTLLLDPPDYDQLPVLVGLPTGQPSSTAERSTTEPVQEAPAQPVTQSRDTQSGDPAWVSSGDTLWAVAGRLRPDSGISMDQMMVALVEANPDVFPSGNINAMRAGHTLVVPSRDAIVARSSQQAGDVVQAMNQAWASRGSGSPARVPLGTAEVAIAAPAAAQAAELADTAGEPEPASGSGESANGLVAGVEETAEPRLTLLSDADLAAEASESLDQPGEGGAGGGEMEASSLSEAGQSSESRLDPEVLASLDAEALAPQSESQRLESLERRWLESQSELEAVQAERDALQEELGDLRSEVNAMRDQLAALVAGGQGVDAPGGGGMVPPGGETFEAETPWWGAVYQDGLDRQLMLGGAGLAALLGLWLLIRRRRSRETASTKSFANMPNVTYGAPTESVSMPPASSTAPPVVTGMSVASADEAVERPAPMPQAEAISEADIFMAYGRYDQARESLLAGLAREPERDDLRLKLLTVHVEQGDWPSAEREAERLAEGGDPSMVAEASRLMAAHRAAASGGDDGRGRVPAEFVAARELPPQEFDSLLEPHGGEVEKDDEVDEVEKVDEVEKVEKVEKVEKVEKVEKVDEVEMQLPRFEAVKPSDSDDAEAQSGEPEPSPLDDTDKRAIVTPAADSAHAGESSTMDWDMIDYQPPTLDPEPGRREETPMQPSIDFPTTGAGKGEVADVFDGDGSRNAPENAGFLGEASLGERPRPEADEWEVEEVAFPPLERDNEGANDSVAGFDELEEARRLLGVGETDRAYALLQRLRDSAADPRIQTQAKELIIHYRL; translated from the coding sequence ATGAGACGCAAGCTGACAATTGCCATGCTGCTATCGCTTTCGGCCTCGAGCCTCCAGGCGCTGGCACTTGGGGTCGGAGAGGCCGCGGTAAGCTCTTCGCTCAATGCGCCATTGCGTGCCACGATCCCATTGACCGATACCTCCGGGCTGGAGCCGGAACTGTTGAGAGTGTCGGTGGCAGAACCGCGTGAGTTCGAATCCGCAGGGCTGACCCGCTCGCCGTTGGCAGCCAGCGTGCGCACTTCCGTGCGCGTTCGAGATGGGCAACTGATGGTGGATCTCATCACCGAGCGTGCCGTACGTGAACCCTGGCTGGACTTGATGCTGAGCTTCGAGTGGCCTGGGGGCCGCCAGCTTCGGGAGGTCACGCTTTTACTGGATCCGCCCGATTACGACCAATTGCCGGTCCTGGTTGGGCTGCCGACCGGGCAACCTTCCTCAACGGCTGAGCGTTCCACCACCGAACCTGTGCAGGAAGCGCCGGCGCAGCCCGTAACTCAGTCGCGAGACACGCAGTCGGGGGATCCGGCCTGGGTGAGCAGCGGCGACACGCTTTGGGCCGTCGCCGGCCGGCTGCGGCCTGACAGCGGTATCAGTATGGACCAGATGATGGTCGCGCTGGTCGAGGCCAATCCGGATGTTTTCCCCTCTGGCAACATCAACGCCATGCGGGCGGGGCATACCCTGGTCGTGCCGTCACGCGACGCCATCGTGGCCCGCTCTTCCCAGCAGGCCGGCGATGTGGTGCAGGCCATGAACCAGGCCTGGGCAAGCCGTGGCAGCGGCTCCCCCGCACGGGTACCCCTCGGAACGGCCGAGGTTGCCATTGCCGCTCCCGCGGCTGCTCAGGCTGCAGAACTTGCTGACACGGCTGGCGAGCCTGAGCCGGCATCCGGAAGCGGTGAGTCTGCCAATGGGTTGGTGGCTGGCGTTGAGGAGACTGCGGAGCCCCGCTTGACCCTGCTTAGTGACGCCGATTTGGCTGCCGAGGCCTCGGAATCCCTGGATCAACCTGGCGAGGGTGGGGCAGGCGGTGGAGAGATGGAAGCGAGCAGCCTGAGCGAGGCAGGGCAGTCGTCTGAGTCGCGACTCGACCCCGAAGTGCTGGCATCGCTCGATGCAGAGGCGCTAGCCCCCCAAAGCGAATCGCAGCGGCTGGAAAGCCTGGAGCGTCGCTGGCTGGAGAGTCAAAGCGAGCTTGAGGCGGTGCAGGCAGAGCGTGATGCACTGCAGGAAGAGCTGGGTGACCTGCGCAGCGAGGTCAATGCCATGCGCGACCAGTTGGCCGCCCTGGTCGCCGGGGGCCAGGGTGTCGATGCCCCTGGTGGAGGCGGCATGGTGCCGCCAGGTGGGGAGACTTTCGAGGCTGAGACCCCCTGGTGGGGAGCGGTCTACCAGGATGGTCTGGATCGCCAACTGATGCTGGGCGGAGCGGGGCTGGCAGCCCTGCTGGGCCTGTGGCTGCTGATACGCCGTCGCCGCAGCCGCGAAACAGCATCGACAAAGAGTTTCGCCAACATGCCCAATGTGACTTATGGCGCACCGACTGAGTCCGTGAGTATGCCGCCGGCCTCTTCCACGGCTCCCCCTGTCGTGACGGGCATGTCCGTTGCCAGTGCCGACGAGGCTGTGGAGCGGCCTGCGCCGATGCCTCAAGCTGAGGCTATCAGCGAGGCGGATATTTTCATGGCCTATGGCCGCTACGACCAGGCCAGGGAGAGCCTACTGGCCGGGCTTGCGCGTGAGCCAGAGCGGGATGACCTGCGCTTGAAGCTACTCACCGTCCATGTGGAGCAGGGGGACTGGCCATCGGCCGAGCGCGAGGCGGAGCGTCTTGCAGAAGGGGGCGATCCTTCCATGGTGGCGGAAGCCAGTCGACTCATGGCCGCTCATCGTGCGGCAGCGTCCGGTGGCGACGATGGGCGGGGCAGGGTGCCAGCCGAGTTTGTCGCCGCCAGAGAATTGCCACCACAGGAATTCGACTCCCTGCTCGAGCCGCACGGCGGTGAGGTCGAGAAGGACGATGAGGTCGACGAGGTCGAGAAGGTCGACGAGGTCGAGAAGGTCGAGAAGGTCGAGAAGGTCGAGAAGGTCGAGAAGGTCGAGAAGGTCGACGAGGTCGAGATGCAGCTGCCACGCTTCGAAGCGGTAAAGCCTTCGGATAGCGATGATGCCGAGGCGCAGAGTGGTGAGCCTGAACCGTCGCCATTGGACGACACGGACAAGCGGGCGATCGTAACGCCTGCTGCTGATAGTGCTCATGCCGGTGAAAGCTCGACGATGGATTGGGACATGATCGACTATCAACCACCTACACTCGATCCGGAGCCAGGTAGGCGCGAGGAAACGCCGATGCAGCCCAGCATCGATTTTCCCACCACCGGGGCTGGAAAGGGAGAGGTGGCCGACGTGTTCGACGGCGACGGCAGCAGGAATGCACCGGAGAATGCTGGATTCCTCGGTGAGGCGTCGCTTGGCGAGCGGCCACGGCCTGAAGCGGACGAATGGGAAGTGGAGGAGGTGGCCTTTCCGCCGCTGGAGCGGGATAATGAGGGAGCAAACGACTCCGTGGCCGGGTTCGATGAGCTGGAAGAGGCACGACGTCTGCTCGGCGTCGGGGAAACCGATAGGGCATACGCCCTGCTTCAGCGCCTGCGAGATAGTGCTGCCGACCCCAGGATACAGACCCAGGCCAAGGAACTGATCATACACTATCGACTCTGA